CCGCCCCGGCCGAGGGTGGTGATCTCCTTGGTGTCCTGGCTGACGCCCTGGAAACCGGCGACGATCACGATGTGGCCGTCCCCGAGCGCGCTCGTGATCCGCCCGGGGGTGACGTCGATGATGCGGGCCTTGCCGTGCACCTCGTCGGTGATGACGCCCGCCTGTGAGCCGGTGAAGGAGCGGGCGGTGTGGCCCAGGTTCGCGATCGCCATCGCGACCAGCGCCATCGAGATGCGCTCCCCTGCGGTGAGGAGCATGTCCATCTCGCGGGCGGGCGGCAGCGGGGTGACCTCCTGGGCGAGGTCGAGCAGCTCGTCGGTGGTGTCACCCATGGCCGACACGACGACGCACACGTCGTTGCCCGCCTTGCGGGTCTCCACGATCCGCCGGGCGACGCGCTTGATGCTCTCGGCGTCGGCCAGGGACGAACCGCCGTACTTCTGGACGACAAGGCTCAACTGACTGCTCCGGTTCGGGTGGGTGCGGAGCGGCCAGTCTAACGACCGCCCGAGCCGTGAGACGCCCCTGCCGTATGCCGGACAGCCGGCTCCCAGCCCAGCCGGGCCAGCGCTGGTCCGGCCCCACCCCCCCGCGCCGAGATGACCCCAGCCCCACGACACGCCGAGGGAGCCAGTGACGCGGATCCATCTCGGCGAGGTGGAGGGGGCCGCTAGCCTGCGCAGATGCTGCGCGAGGGGGACCCTGCGAGGGGGATCGAGGTCGACGGCGTGCGCCGCGCCTTCGGCGACGTCCTCGCCGTCGACGACATCAGCCTCACGGCCCGACCGGGTGAGGTGACCGCGCTGATCGGGCCCAACGGCGCCGGCAAGACCACGCTGCTGCTCATGCTGGCGACGCTGCTCGTGCCCGACCGGGGCAGCATCCGCATCGACGGGCACGACCCGGTCACCGCCCCGGCCGAGGTCCGGGCACGGGTCGGCTGGATGCCCGACGGCTTCGGCACCTGGGACTCGCTGACGGTGCGCGAGGTGCTCGAGACCATCGCCGCGGCATACCGGATCCCGGCGCCGCAGGCGCGGGCCCGGGTCGAGGAGCTGCTGCACACCGTGCACCTGGCCGACCTCGCCGACCGACGCGCCCGGGTGCTCTCCCGCGGGCAGAAGCAGCGCCTGGGCCTGGCCCGGGCCCTGGTCAACGACCCCACCGTGCTGCTCCTCGACGAGCCCGCCTCGGGCCTGGACCCGCGCAGCCGCATCGAGCTGCGTGACGTCCTCCGCTCGCTGGCTGCCGAGGGCCGCACCGTGCTGGTCTCCAGCCACATCCTGACCGAGCTGCAGGAGGTGGCCGACCGCGCCGTCATCGTGGCGCGAGGCCGCAGCGTCGAGACCCAGCGCCTCGACGGGGATGCCCTGAATGCCACGCTGACCGGCTGGCGCATCGACTCGCTCGACCCCGACCTGCTCTCCGGCTTCCTGAGCCAGCACCGCGTGCCGGCACAGCCCGTCCACGGCGGGATGCTCGAGGTGGAGGTCGCCGGCGAGGAGAGCGCCGCCCGCCTCCTGACCGACCTCATCGGCGCGGGGGTGCGGGTGACGGCCTTCACCCCGACCCGCGGGGCGCTCGAGTCCGCCTACCTCGCAGCGACGGAGGACCGACAGTGAGCTGGCACGGAGTCACCACGGTTGCCCGCCTGGAGCTGCGCCAGCGCACCCGGGCCTCGAAGTGGGTCGTCGTGCTCGGGATCTGGTTCGCGGTCATCGGCCTGGTCAGCACGCTGAGCCACCTCGCGCTCAACGACCCCGACGCCCAGTCGGGTGCGGCGATGTACGACGTCGTCATCTTCTTCGTCCTCGGCCTGGGCATGCTCGTGGTGCCGTCGCTGACCGCCACGTCGATCAACGGCGACCGGGAGCACGGTGTGCTGGCCACGCTGCAGACGACGCTGCTGACGTCCGCCGACCTGGTGCTGGGCAAGCTCCTGGCCTCGTGGGTCATCTGCGGCGCCTTCCTCGTGACCGCGCTCCCGTTCCTGGTGTGGGCCTGGATCGAGGGCGGGGTCCCCGTCGGGCGCATCCTGCTCTCGCTCGTGGTGCTCATGCTCGTGCTGGCCGTCGTGTGCGCCCTCGGGCTGATGTTCTCGACCCTGACGGCCCGACCGGTCGGCTCGGCCGTGCTGACCTACCTGGCCCTCGGCGCCCTCGTCTTCGGCACCGTGATCAGCTTCGGCCTCTCGGCGTTCCTCGTCAGCGACCAGGAGACGGTCCGGGTGTACGGCATTCCCGAGGAGTTCCACGAGAGCAACATCGAGGCGCCGCCGCTCGACGAGTACGGGAACCCTGTCCCCGGCACCGAGCGCGTGCCCACCCGCGCCGACTGCGTGGAGCACGACCAGACCCGGGAGGTCACCCACACCGAGCGCATCTGGTGGCTCCTGCCGCTCAACCCGTTCGTGGTGGTCGCGGATGCGGCCCCGTCGGACCCGCCGCGCAACCAGGACATGGGCATGGGCTTCACGCCGATGCGGTGGATCAGCGAGGGCTCCCGCGCGGCCCGCGTCGGCGAGACCGGCGCGGTGCGCCAGGAGTGCTGGGTCGACATGGACGCCGGTGAACCGATCGACCCCACGGAGGCGGCGGCGAAGGGTGCGGCGGTGTGGCCCTTCGGCCTGCTCTTCCTGTTGCTGGCCGGCGGAGGTGCCACCACGGTGGCGGAGCGGCGGCTGCGCACCCCGATCCGGCGCCTGCCCAACGGCACCCGGATCGCCTGACGGCGGTGGACCCCCAGCCGCAGACCCTCAGGGGTGCAGCGCGTTGAACTCCGCGTCGGCGACGGTCTCCTCGTCGGCGTCGAGGCGCACGTGGCCCAGAAGCGACAGCAGCACGCGCAGGGCCCGCGCGCCGGAGTCGCCCCAGGACTGCACGTAGCTGAACTGCCACCACCACAGCGCCTCCGTGGTGCGGCCCTCGGCGTGGTGGCGAAGGCCGTGGGAGAGCGCGGAGGCGATCTCCGCGAGGTCACCCGACAGCGACCCGCGCACGACGTGGACGTCGAGCAGCGGGTCGACCACGTGGCCGTACTCGTCGAGGCCCTCGAAGAGGTTGGCCACGCCCTGGCGCAGCGGGTCGACGTCCGCGTCGGGGCCGGGGTCCGGCTCGAAGCGCTCGGCCGGCACGACGTCCTGGATGGCGCCGAGCCGGGCCCCCATGAGCAGGACCTGCGAGAGCGCGAGCAGCGTCATGGGGAGGGCGGCGTCGGGGGCCGCGCCAGAGGCCACCTCGGTCATCGTGTCCAGGAAGGCCTGCGCCTCGTGGGCGGACTCGTCGGCCAGCAGTGACAGCTCGTCGGTGATGTGCTGCTCAGGCATCGAGCAGCCTCCTTCCCTCGAAGGCCCGCCCCAGGGTGACCTCGTCGGCATACTCCAGGTCGCCGCCCACCGGCAGGCCCGAGGCGAGCCGGGTGACCTTCAACCCCATGGGGCGAAGGAAGCGCGCCAGGTAGCTGGCCGTGGCCTCCCCCTCGAGGTTGGGGTCGGTGGCGATGATGATCTCGGTGACCTCGCCCGAGGCAAGCCGCGTCATGAGCTCCTTGATCCTCAGGTCGTCGGGGCCGACACCCTCGATGGGGCTGATCGCTCCGCCGAGCACGTGGTAGCGGCCGCGGAACTCGCGGGTGCGTTCGATGGCGACGACATCCTTGGGCTCCTCCACCACGCAGATCGCGGAGCCGTCACGGCGCGAGTCGGCACAGATGCGGCACTGCTCGGCCTCCGCGACGTTGCCGCAGGTCTCGCAGAAACGGACCTTCTCCTTGACCTCGACCAGCGCGGAGACGAGGCGGCGCACGTCGGCGGGGTCGGCCTGCAGCAGGTGGAACGCGATCCGCTGCGCGCTCTTGGGCCCGACACCGGGCAGCCGGCCGAGCTCGTCGATGAGGTCCTGGACCACGCCTTCGTACACACCACGAGCCTAAGCCCTCGCGGTGACGCTCGGCCGCACCCGGCGTGGCTGGTTCACTGGGACCGTGACCGCCGCCCCCAGCCGTCCCTCGCCGCGCGCCCTGCTCTTGCTGGTCGCGCTGGTCGCCGCCGTGGCCGCTCTCGACGGGTGTGCCGGAGACCCCGTGCCGGATCCGAGCACGGCGCCGCTGGAGGTCGTCCTCGACGGCTGTCAGCTCAACCGCGAGTCCGTGGCGGCCGGCGGCCACACCCTGGCGGTGGTCGGCAGGGGTCGAGCCACCGTCACGGACCCGCGGGGCGCCGTGGTGCTCACCGCTCCCGGTGGCGAGGAGGCGCCGGCAGGGATCGAGCTCGCCAGCGGCACCTACGCCGTGACGTGCGAGCCCGAAGGCGGGCGTGTCGGGGAGGCCGAGCTGCGGGTCACCGCGAGCTGAGCCGAGCGGGGCCGAGCCCGGCTCGGCCCCTGCTCAGACCTCCGACTCAGCCCTCCTCGATGACGCGACCGCCGAGGATGCGCTCGATGACCGGCGGTCCGACCTCGCCCAGGCCCTCGATGTCCTCGTCGTCGTCGCTGGCCGCGCTGTCGTCGGCGACCCGGGCCTCGGGCGTGGCCGCTGGGCCCTCGGCCTCGACGGCGGCCATGGCCCGCTTGAGGTGCGAGATCTGCTGCGCGGGTTCGGCGTCGGAGAAGGCGGGCGCGGCGCTCACCGGCTCGCTGGCCCAGGAGGGGGCGCTGCCCGGGGCGGAGGCCGCGCTCGCCCAGCCGTCGCTCGACTCCGGGATGTGCCTGGCAGCGGCGGCCAGCCCCGGATCACCTGCCGCCCGCGCACCGGCAGCGGTGGCGGGGACCGGCGACGGGGTCGCCGACTCGTGCGGGTTGGACGGCCCTGCGGCTCCCCCGCCAGCTGCGGGCGTCTGCCCCTCCGGGACGAGCACGCACTCGACCCGCGCGTCGACGCCCAGGACGTCGATGAGCGCCTGGCGGATCAGCTCGGTGTGCGGGCCCTGGCGGAAGCGCACGAGCAGGGCGGTCGGCGCGATGCCGAGCTCGAGCCGCTTGCCGTCGTAGCTCTGGACGTGGGCATGGTCGGAGACCAGGGTCCAGGTGACGCGCTTGTTGCGGGACAGCCAGGTGAGCACATCCGGCCACGCGCGGCGGATCGCCGCGGTGTCGATGCCCCCGGTCGCACCCGTGGGCTCCGCGGCGGGCGGGCCGGCTGCCGCTGCAGCGGGCGTGCGCGAGTCGTCAGCGACGACGCGCGCGGACGCGGCCGGCCCCTCCGGCGAGGACGGCTGGTCGTCCGGGGACTGTGCACCGGCCCGTGCCGCGGCCACGGCGGCCCGGGCGGCCGCCACACCGGATGCGGCGCCGCGAGCACCTCCGGGGGCGGCGGGCACCACCGGCTGCTCGGCGGGCGGCGGGTGAGGCGCATCAGCTGCGGGCGGCGGGTGAGGCACATCCGCTGCGGGCGCCTGGGAACGATCGGCCGACGCGGGCGCCTGGGGACGTTCGGTCGTTACGGGCGCCTGCACCGGCACGGCGTGCGAGCGCGCGGCCGCGCCGGACGGGACAGCGGCGGTCGGCACGCCCCCCACCTCGAGGCGACGCTCGATGCGGTCGAGCCGCGCGGCATACCCGCTCTCGCCGGAGGCGGCCGGGAGCAGCACGCGGGCACAGATCAGCTCGAGCTGGAGGCGCGGCGCGGTGGCACCGGTCATCTCGGTGAGGCCTGCGTTGACGATGTCGGCGGCGCGCGACAGCGTGCCCTGGCCGAACGCCGCGGCCTGCTGGCGCATCCGCTCGACCTGGTCCTCGGGCAGCCCGCGCAGCACGGAGGCGGCGCCGTCGGGCACGGCGGCGACGACGATCAGGTCGCGCAGCCGCTCGAGGAGGTCTTCGACGAAGCGCCGCGGGTCGAGGCCGGTCTCGATGACACGGTCGATCTGGGTGAAGACGCCCGCTCCGTCACCGGCGGCGAAGGCGTCGATGATGGCGTCGAGCAGCTCGGCGTCGGTGAAGCCGAGCAGGGCGGCGGCGCTCTCGTAGGTGAGCCCGTCGTCGCCGGAGCCGGCGATGAGCTGGTCGAGCACCGAGAGCGAGTCACGCACCGAGCCGCCGCCGGCGCGGACGACGAACGACAGCACGCCGGGGGCGACCTTCACACCCTCGGACGCGCAGAGCTGCTCCATGTAGTCCTGCAGCCGCTGCGGCGGCACGAGGCGGAACGGGTAGTGGTGGGTGCGGGAGCGGATCGTGCCGATGACCTTCTCGGGCTCGGTCGTCGCGAAGACGAACTTCACGTGCTCCGGCGGCTCCTCGACGATCTTGAGCAGGGCGTTGAAGCCCTGCGGCGTCACCATGTGCGCCTCGTCGATGATGTAGATCTTGTAGCGGCTCTGGGCCGGTCCGTAGGACGCGCGCTCGCGCAGGTCGCGGGCGTCGTCGACACCACCGTGGCTGGCCGCGTCGATCTCGATGACGTCGACCGTGCCCGAGCCACCGCGGGCCAGCGCCACACACGAGTCGCAGGTGCCGCACGGCTCAGGGGTGGGCCCCTGCTCGCAGTTGAGGCAGCGGGCCAGGATGCGCGCGCTGGTCGTCTTGCCACAGCCGCGCGGGCCGGAGAAGAGGTAGGCGTGGTTGACCCGGCCCGTGCGCAGCGCCTGCATGAGCGGCTCCGTCACGTGCTCCTGCCCGATGACGTCGGCGAAGGTCTCGGGGCGGTAGCGGCGGTACAGGGCGGTGCTCACGTGGGGAACCCTAACCGCCGCGGGGGACACCGCGGTATGCCGTGGGCTCGAGGAGGCGAGCCGGTTCAGGGCATCCAGAGCGCGTCGACCGACCGCGAGAGCTGACCCGCTGTGATGACGACGATCACGTTCAGGGCCCAGGCCAACAGGAACGCTTTGCCGCCGCGCAGCCGGTGCTCGTGCTCCTGCCCAGGCGCTGCTGTGGGCCGGACCAGCTCAGCGACGGCGAGCGCGACCAACCCGAGCCCCAAGGGCACCACCGCGGTGAGCCACAGCCAGCCCCATCGCGTCACTCGCGTGGGGCGGTAGGCCAGCAGGACACTGCCGAAGCCGAGCAGGATGGCGGCCCGCCCCGGCCCGAAGGGGGTGTCACCGTAGAGGGGCTGGTAGCTGAGCGGCGCCTCGAGCGGCACCCCGCCTGCCCGCATCTCGCCCACGAGGTCCTGCCAGGGGACCGGGCTGGAGCTCGCGTCGAGGTGCCGGGTCTGGGCGTACGAGCCCTCGACCCAGTACTGGATGCCGGTCGCGACGACGTTGCCCGTCCCCGAACCTGGGAGTCCCGTCGCTTCGTCGAGACCGAGGGTGTCCCAGCCGTCGGCCGTTGCACTGGGAGGCCAGGCTCGTTCGGAGCGGTCGGTGCCGGTGACGCGGTAGGTCACGATCTGGCCGGAGGCGATGTCGGCACGTAGCTGGTCGACGTCCACCGACCGCGGCTCGACGAGCCAGGCCAGTGCCGCCCACACCAGCCACAGCGTGAGCACGAGCATCCCCACCACGGGCCGCGCCCGCTCGGGCCACCCTCGGGTCCCCGTCCCCGCCCCGGCGTCGCCCGCGACCCCCACCAACGTCATCCCCGCATGGTGGCAGAACCACGTCCGGGCGACCCGGGAAACCGCGACCCGAGCACTCGCCGGCGACCCCCAGACGCAAAGGGACACCCCGCGTACCTGGAAGAGCTCGCCTACCCTTGCTGCATTCCTGCCCTGGGGGAGTTCGGTGAGGTACCACCACGCGGGGTGCCGTCGCTGAGTCTAGGGCCACGGTTCGCGATCGCCAAAGCAGGCCTGTCAGGGTCCTCCGCCCGGATTGGGTCGATCGCACCACCCTCCGGTACTCTCCTCGGCGGAGGATTCGCATAGTGGCCTAGTGCGCACGATTGGAAATCGTGTTGGGATAAAACCCTCGGGGGTTCAAATCCCCCATCCTCCGCCAGACGAAGAGACGGACCCCATGCTTTTCCGGGGTCCGTCTCTTCGTCTTTTGGGCGTGCGGGATCTGGAACGAGCGAGCGACGGTTCCCCCATCCTCCGCCGTCGCGCAGCGACGCAGGCAGGCAGGTCACTGTGCCCAGCACCGCAGGGCGCCTCAGGACGACAGCAGGTATGCCGGGTGCTCCGGCGCCGTGCCCGTCGTCGCCACGTGCTCGGCGATGGTCAGCGCCCCGTCGAGCGCGCCGCCGAGCGCCGGCTGGAGCACCTGCCCCGCCTCGGCCAGCCGCTCCCCCAGTGCCGCAGCGACCGGCTCGGCACCGAGCAGGCCGCCGGTGCCCGTCAGCACCGGGGCCGTGAGGCCCGCGGCGGCGGCGAGCAGCGAGTCGGCCAACACCCTGCCGGCCCGGGCGCACAGGTCGGCGGCCACCGGGTCTGTGGCCGCGAGCGCGGTCACGCTCGGTGCGAAGGACGCCAGCGCGTGGGGCGCGTCGGCGGTGGTCATGACCCGCCTCGGCCAGCCGTCGACCGGCCCGAAGCGCTCCTCCCCCGCCGCCAGCAGTGCGGCCGAGCCACCCGGCACACCGTCTCTCGCCCGAAGGGCGGCGCTGAGGCCCTCGAGCCCGAGCCAGGCCGCCGAACCGCGGTCCCCCAGCACGTGGCCCCAGCCGTCGACCCGGTTCCAGTGGTCGCCGAAGTCGGTGCCGAAGGCGACGGCGCCGGTGCCGGCCGCGACCACGGCGCCGGGGCGCAGGCCCCCGAGGGCCCCTGCCAGGCTCGTGACGGCGTCGCTCGTCACCACCGTCCGGCGGGCGCCGAGCACCGCGTGCACCTGGGCCAGCACCTCGCCGCGGTCGGAGAGGAAGAGCAGGCCCCGCATGCCCCAGACGACCACGTCCGGCCCGGTCGCACCGGCGCCGTCGAGCAGGGCTCGGGCGTCGGCCGCGAGGGCGGCGACATCGATCCCGGCAGTGCCCACCCGCGCGCCGGTGCCGGCGAGCACCGGACCCGGCCCGTCGGCATACCGGCACTGCACGCGCAGGCCGGAGCCGCCCACGTCGACACCCACGACCACCCTCACGGCGGTGACCCGATCATGGCTGCGCCCTCCTCGGCAACCCGACAGCCGCCGGAGTCGCTGACAACCCGACTACTTCGTCATCCCGGCCGTCAGGCCGGCCACGATCTGCTTGGTGGCGAGGAGGAAGAGCAGGATCAGCGGCACCGTCGTGATGACCAGCCCGGCGAACACCGCCGAGTAGTTGGTGGCGTTCTCGCCGAAGAAGGTCGTCAGGCCGACGGGGAGGGTGTACTTCGCCTCGTTGCGCAGCAGGACCAGCGGGAAGAGGAAGTCGTTCCAGATGGGCACGAAGCGGAAGACCGCGACCGTGGCCACGGCCGGGCGCACGAGCGGCACCATGATGCGCACGAAGGTCTGCCACGTGCTGGCCCCGTCGAGCTGGGCGGCCTCCTCGAGCTCCACCGGCAGCTGCCGGAAGAACGTCGTGAGGACGAAGATCGAGAACGGCACGCCGGAGGCGCCGTACATGAGCACCAGGCCGAGCCGGGAGTCGATCAGCCCTGCGCCGTCGAAGAGGTAGAAGATCGGCAGGATCGCAAGGTGGATCGGGAGCATCAGGCCGGAGAGGAACAGCGCCTCCAGGGCCCGGAAGATCCGCGACCTCCCCCGGGCGAGCGCGTAGGCCGCCATGGTCGCCACCGCGGTCGACAGCGCCACCGCGCCACAGGTCACCATGAGGGAGTTGGCGAAGTAGGTGGCGAAGCTGCCGACCGTCCATGCCTCGCGGTAGCTGGCCACCGACAGCGGCCACGGGGCACCGAGCGGGTCGGTGATGAGGTCGGCGTTGGTCCGGAACGAGCTGCTGACCATCACCAGGAGCGGCACGAGGGCGACGGCCGCGTAGCCCCAGAGCAGCAGGCTCGCGGTGACGCCGCCGACGGGACGCTGCGCCGTGCGGGTGCGCGTGCGCTCGCCCGCGGTCGCCCAGCGGGTGCGCAGGCCGGGAAGGACGCTCATCCGGTGATCCTCCGCTCGTGGCGCCGCAGCACCGCCGTCGCCGCGATCGCGCCGCCGAAGATGATGACGAAGAGCAGGGTGGCCAGCGCCGAGGAGGTGCCGACGGCGTTGGCGGCGCCGGAGTCGAACGCCGTCCGGTAGAACAGCAGGGAGATGAAGTCCGTCGCGCCGGCGGGGTTGCCGGTGGAGCCGCCGAAGGCGTAGGGCAGCGCGAACGCCTCCATCGCGAAGATGAAGGTCAGCACGCTGACCGTGCCGATGGCCGGGACGAGCAGGGGCAGGGTGATCCTGAAGAAGGCCTGCCGGTGCGACGCCCCGTCCACGCGGGCCGCCTCGTTCAGCTCCTCCGGGACACCGCCGAGCGCCGCACCGTAGAGCAGCACGGGGAAGCCGATCCACTGCCACACGCTCACGAGGATCACGACCCACAAGGCGGTGTCCGGGTCGCCGAGCCACGGGAGGGCCCACTCCTCGAGCCCCACCGCGGTCAGCAGCTGGTTCACCGGGCCGAAGGTCGGCGACAGCAGCAGCGTCCACAGGTAGCCGATGACGATCGGGCTGACGAGGTACGGCATGGCGTACAGCGTCTGGAGCATGCGGCGGGTCCGCGGACGGCGGTGCAGCATCAGCGCCACCGCGAGCCCGATCGTGTTCTGGAAGGCCATCGTGCCCAGGAAGAACAGCACGTTGTGCAGCAGCGCCTGGGGCATGTCCGTCTTGAACGGCGCCCGCGTGAACAGGGTGGTGAAGTGCTCCAGGCCCGCGAAGCCCCCGCGCGTCGTGCCCTGCCAGTGGAAGAAGGCGTAGGAGAACGCCGTCACCATCGGGTAGAGCACGAACACCCCGAAGAGGAGGAGCGCGGGGGCGACGAAGAGCAGGCCTGAGCGGCGACGCATGGTCGGAGAGGCTAACTGGTCCTGAGCGGCTGGCCCCGGCTCAGGCGCCGGGCTTGAACCAGGTCTTGACGCCGGTGTCGAGGTCCTTGCTGACCGTGGCGGCGTCCTTCTTGCCGAGCAGCATCTCCTGGATGCCCTTGCCGAGCAGGTCGGTGCCGGACGGAGTGCCGTAGCGGAAGTCGGTCAGCAGCACGTACGGGGAGCCGTTCTTGTCGTAGTTGGCGCCGATCTGCTGGAGGACCTCGTCCTTGTTCTGCACACCGGGGACCGCCGAGATCTGCTTGACCTCGTCGGCCACCAGCTGGCCGAACTCCTTGGTCGACATCCACTTGACCAGCTCGAGGGCCTCCTCCTGGTGCTTGGACTTCTTGGAGACCGCGAAGTTGCCGTCGGCCCAGCCGGCCGTGGTCGGCTGGGCGCCGCTGGCGGCACCCGGGGCCGGCGGCACCTCGAAGACGCCGATCTGCATCTGCGGGTTGGCCTTCTGCAGCACCGCGAGGTCGAAGGAGCCACCGGGGAACATGGCGGCCTTCTCCGCGGTGAACAGCGTCTGGGCGTCGGTGACGGCGACACCGGCGACGCTCTTGGGCATGAACGGCTCGAGGTCCTTGAGCAGCTTGACCGAGGCGACCCAGTGCGGGTCGGTGAAGTCCTTGGCACCGGACTGCACCGCCTTCTGGAACTCGGCGCCGCCGAACGTCGCACCGCCGACCACCTCGTGCACGATCGGCAGGGTCCAGTCGTCCTTGGCACCGACGGCGATGGGCGTGATGCCCGCGCCCTTGAGCTTGGCGTTGGCGGCCATGAACTCGTCCCAGGTGGTGGGAGCCTTCAGGCCGTTCTTCTCGAACAGGCCCTTGTTGTAGAACATCACGGTCGCCTGGCGGGCCAGCGGCATGGAGTAGAGCTTCCCGTCCTCCTTGCCCTTGGCGCTGGCCAGCACGTTCTCGTCCCAGCCGGACAGGTCGACCTTGCCGTCGAGCGGCACCAGGGAGCCCGAGGCGATGGTCGCCTGGACCTGGCCGTAGGAGCGGACCTGCGGCACGTCGGGGCCGTCGGAGCCGGCGAGGCCGGTGGCCAGGATCTTGTTGTACTCCGTGGCCTTGAACGGCTTGAAGTTGATGGTGACGCCCTCGTGGGCCTTCTCGTACACATCGAAGATCTTGTTGTAGGCGGCCTCGTCCTCGACCCGCCACGACCACACCGTCAGCGTGGTGGCGCCGCCGTCACCGCCACCGGAGTCCCCGCCGCTGGACGGCGCACAGGCGGTGAGGGCGACGCCGCTGCTGAGGGCTGCCAGCGCAACGTACTTCCACGGGGATCGGCGGGTCATGCGGGTTCTCCTGTCGGGACACGTGCCGGGACGGCATTCGGGGTTGCGTGGGTGGTGCTGTCGGGGATCGCGGCCGATGGGCCGGACTGGTCCTGGAGGGCCTTGAGCGCCGTGGCGACCGACCCTCCGTGGCTATCGATCGCGGCCCGCGCCTCCACGGCGCCAACGCCGGCGAGCATCGAGAGCAGCGCGGGCTTGAGCTCCCCGCCTGCCTGCTCGAGTGCGGTGCGCGACTCGTCCTCGCCCGCGCCGCTGGCCTCCTGCAGGATGCGCAGCACCCGGCCGCGCAGCTTGGCATTGGTCGCGACGACGTCGACCATCAGGTTGGACCAGGTGCGGCCGAGACGGATCATCACGGCGGTCGAGAAGGTGTTGAGAACGAGCTTCTGTGCCGTGCCCGCCTTGAGCCGGGTGGAGCCGGTGACCGCCTCGGGCCCGGTGTTGACCGCCAGCAGGTGGTCCGCGCGGGGGGCCAGCTCGGCGTGGGGGTTCGCCGTCACCAGGACCGTGACCGCGCCGCGCTCGCGGGCCGCCTCCAGGGCGCCACCGACGAAGGGCGTGCGCCCCGAGGCGGTGAGGCCGATGGCGATGTCACCGGGCCGCAGGGCCGCCGCCTCCGACCGGCCGAGGTCGACGTCGTCCTCGACGTTCTCCACCGCGCGCAGCAGCGCCTCGGGACCGCCGGCGTGGTGTGCGGTGAACAGGCCGGGAGGGGCGTTGAAGGTCGGCAGCAGCTCGGCGGCGTCGAGCACGGCGAGGCGGCCCGAGGTGCCGGCGCCGAAGTAGTGCACCGCGCCGCCGGCGCGCAGCGAGTCGACGGTGACGTCGACGAGGGCCGCGAGCGCCGGGAGGATCTCGGCCACCGCCGGGGCCACCTTGGCGTCCTCGCTGTTGAGGACCTGCAGCACCTCGAGCGTCGACAGGGTGTCGATGCCGGTCGTGCCGGGGTGCCGGTCCTCGGTGGGCGCACTCACCCTGACGTCGTGTGTCACGCGGCCGAGGTTAGTTTCCTACGGGCCCTACGTCAATGATGTGAACCAGTAACATTCCGGCCACGAAGACCGTGACTGAGGGACGCGTGAGCGAAGGACGTCAGAGGAGCCGGTGCCCGGAGACCGCGTCACGGGTCTCCTCCACGGCCTTGCGGGCGCGCTTGAGGTGGCGCTGCGCGACGGCGATGTACAGGCAGTCGACCACCGTGAGTGCCGCGATCCGGCTGGCGGTCGCCCCCGAGCGCAGGCTGGTCTCCCGCGCCGCGGTGGTGAGGACCAGGTCTGCGGTCGAGGCGAGTCGGGAGAGGGGGAAGTTGGTGATCGCGATGGTGGTGGCGCCGCGCTTCCCGGCCGCCTCCAGCGACTCGATGGTCTCCTTGGTCGTGCCGGAGTGCGAGATGCCGATCGCGACGTCCTTGCGGGCCAGCAGGGTGGCGCTGGTCAGCGCGATGTGCGGGTCGTTCCACGCGAAGGCCATGGCGCCGATGCGGTGGAGCTTCTGCTGCAGGTCGATCCCGACGATGGCGCTGGCGCCGATGCCGTAGATGTCCACCCGCTTGGCGGCTGCGATCGCGGCCGCCGCGGCGGCGAGGGCCTGCCGGTCGAGCTGCTGCGCAGTCTCCTCGACGGCGCTCGCGTCGGCGAAGGACACCTTGGCGATGATGTCGTCGATGCTGTCCTTGGCGCTGATGTCCGAGGTCTTGGCGGCGCTCACCCGAGGCTGCGCCGACTCCTCTGCCAGCGCCAGCCGCAGCTGCGGGT
This Knoellia sp. p5-6-4 DNA region includes the following protein-coding sequences:
- a CDS encoding ABC transporter permease subunit, with protein sequence MSWHGVTTVARLELRQRTRASKWVVVLGIWFAVIGLVSTLSHLALNDPDAQSGAAMYDVVIFFVLGLGMLVVPSLTATSINGDREHGVLATLQTTLLTSADLVLGKLLASWVICGAFLVTALPFLVWAWIEGGVPVGRILLSLVVLMLVLAVVCALGLMFSTLTARPVGSAVLTYLALGALVFGTVISFGLSAFLVSDQETVRVYGIPEEFHESNIEAPPLDEYGNPVPGTERVPTRADCVEHDQTREVTHTERIWWLLPLNPFVVVADAAPSDPPRNQDMGMGFTPMRWISEGSRAARVGETGAVRQECWVDMDAGEPIDPTEAAAKGAAVWPFGLLFLLLAGGGATTVAERRLRTPIRRLPNGTRIA
- a CDS encoding DNA polymerase III subunit gamma and tau, translating into MSTALYRRYRPETFADVIGQEHVTEPLMQALRTGRVNHAYLFSGPRGCGKTTSARILARCLNCEQGPTPEPCGTCDSCVALARGGSGTVDVIEIDAASHGGVDDARDLRERASYGPAQSRYKIYIIDEAHMVTPQGFNALLKIVEEPPEHVKFVFATTEPEKVIGTIRSRTHHYPFRLVPPQRLQDYMEQLCASEGVKVAPGVLSFVVRAGGGSVRDSLSVLDQLIAGSGDDGLTYESAAALLGFTDAELLDAIIDAFAAGDGAGVFTQIDRVIETGLDPRRFVEDLLERLRDLIVVAAVPDGAASVLRGLPEDQVERMRQQAAAFGQGTLSRAADIVNAGLTEMTGATAPRLQLELICARVLLPAASGESGYAARLDRIERRLEVGGVPTAAVPSGAAARSHAVPVQAPVTTERPQAPASADRSQAPAADVPHPPPAADAPHPPPAEQPVVPAAPGGARGAASGVAAARAAVAAARAGAQSPDDQPSSPEGPAASARVVADDSRTPAAAAAGPPAAEPTGATGGIDTAAIRRAWPDVLTWLSRNKRVTWTLVSDHAHVQSYDGKRLELGIAPTALLVRFRQGPHTELIRQALIDVLGVDARVECVLVPEGQTPAAGGGAAGPSNPHESATPSPVPATAAGARAAGDPGLAAAARHIPESSDGWASAASAPGSAPSWASEPVSAAPAFSDAEPAQQISHLKRAMAAVEAEGPAATPEARVADDSAASDDDEDIEGLGEVGPPVIERILGGRVIEEG
- a CDS encoding DUF5063 domain-containing protein, which produces MPEQHITDELSLLADESAHEAQAFLDTMTEVASGAAPDAALPMTLLALSQVLLMGARLGAIQDVVPAERFEPDPGPDADVDPLRQGVANLFEGLDEYGHVVDPLLDVHVVRGSLSGDLAEIASALSHGLRHHAEGRTTEALWWWQFSYVQSWGDSGARALRVLLSLLGHVRLDADEETVADAEFNALHP
- a CDS encoding ABC transporter ATP-binding protein, whose amino-acid sequence is MLREGDPARGIEVDGVRRAFGDVLAVDDISLTARPGEVTALIGPNGAGKTTLLLMLATLLVPDRGSIRIDGHDPVTAPAEVRARVGWMPDGFGTWDSLTVREVLETIAAAYRIPAPQARARVEELLHTVHLADLADRRARVLSRGQKQRLGLARALVNDPTVLLLDEPASGLDPRSRIELRDVLRSLAAEGRTVLVSSHILTELQEVADRAVIVARGRSVETQRLDGDALNATLTGWRIDSLDPDLLSGFLSQHRVPAQPVHGGMLEVEVAGEESAARLLTDLIGAGVRVTAFTPTRGALESAYLAATEDRQ
- the recR gene encoding recombination mediator RecR, whose product is MYEGVVQDLIDELGRLPGVGPKSAQRIAFHLLQADPADVRRLVSALVEVKEKVRFCETCGNVAEAEQCRICADSRRDGSAICVVEEPKDVVAIERTREFRGRYHVLGGAISPIEGVGPDDLRIKELMTRLASGEVTEIIIATDPNLEGEATASYLARFLRPMGLKVTRLASGLPVGGDLEYADEVTLGRAFEGRRLLDA